The nucleotide window TACAGTGTGAACGTAGCCTAAAACACATCAAGTTAGACATGAAAATCTTAAAGCTTATATCAAAAGTTGACATGATATTTTACACACAAGTTCAACAAGAAAGTAGCAGTACTCACATCTCTGCAGTGAGGCACTATACCACCAGCAGGCATCCCCCTTTGCATGCGCTGTGGCAGAAGATGTCCATGTCCTGTGGCCGACGTGGGCGCCGTGGGTTGCATGCTAGCATTGCGGTATCCTCCCACAGCCAGAGGACCCAGTTTGGCCACAGAGGGATCGGGGTCGAAATGTCGTAATGGCTTGGTGTTGTTGAAAGAGTACGGTTCTGGACCCATACCAGCTGTGGCGGCCTTGTTTAGCTGCAGCTGTGAGGGTTTTCCTTGCGCCTGCATTAGGAGCTTGAGGCTGCTGGGTGGCTGGTTGGATGTGATGGCCTTGAACAGCTGACTAGACATTGCAGGTGCTTGATTATTTTGCGAGTTGAAAAGATGTCCTTGTGTGGGAGGTTGCGTTCCTGGTTGGCACTGCCCAGCTGGACTCGGATGTTTATCTGGTCGGTAAGGAGGTGATGGTCGGGTGTTGTTTGATGTTGGGGCCACACCAGGAAGATAACTAGCCTGAGAGCCTTGGATTGCAGTGCCTGAAACTCCAGGTGGGGCATTTCCAGACAGAATGCTGTTTTGGGGGCTGAATGGGGGCTGAGCGATTGCTGGGCTGGCTAGCTTTTCTGGCCTGTAGGGTGGTGAAGGTCCAGTGGATGGGGCTGGAGCCATGCTAGAGATTAGAGAACTCTGGGGGCTCTGGATATTACCTGCTGGGCTGAAGGGCTGCTGATGGGGTGATGAGTTAGGCAGCTTATCTCCTGGTCGGTAAGGTGGCGAGGGACCAGCCCAGGAAGTACTCTGCTGGCCCAATCCAGACAACCCCGACTGTGCAGGTGGGGGACCTGCACTGTTGTTAGAATGGTGCTTACTATTCGACGCCATCTGCTGAAGCTGTTGAGCCCGGGACACCTCATGCCAGTTGGATCCGGGCCGGCTTGACAGGGCGGCGGAAAGCATGGGTGACCGTGCTTGATTTTGCCCTTGTGAAGAGGAGGAGGACAGGGGTGATGCTGAGAGTGGAGACGGAACTGGTTTGGAAGGGTGTGGTAGGGTATACGGTGCCCCAGCAGGACTTGGACCTACTTGAGGGGAACCAGCTTGAGAGAAACCAGGGGACTGTGTGAGGTGAGCCTCCAGGTGCGACTGTCTCTGTGGTGATCTTTTTGGAGTGCCATTACCATCTGGGTGGACAAAACCTCCAGCACCACTTGCTTGGTCATCACTTTCTTTTCCTAAGATCTTCTCAATGTCAAGCTCTGGTAAAGTGGGATCGGGGTTCTTTGTAAGTTCATCCAAAATCTCCTGCAGTTCTTGTTCTACTGAAGGAGTAGCCGAACCCCCATTTGGGTTGAAGTTACTTGTCAAGCCCCCTGAGCCTCCTCCGGTGCCTGGTGTTGATCCAGGACTGGCATTTGGAGGTACGGAATATGGAGAGCCcaaattgttgttgttgctgttcagtCGATTAGCTTCTAGAACACCCCCCTGGTTGCCCATCCCAGAAGGGAATGGGGGCTGAGGGTAGCTGGGGCCCATGGCCAGGGTGACATCTTCCAGACATAGTCGTTTGCCACCTCCTTGGGTCATAGACGTGTCAGAGACCCCGTTTAGTGATGCAGAACTCTCAACGGCCCCAGTCAATTTCCTCTTCAGGGATCCTGGCAGCTGTGGAGACACAGAAAGACATGGCCTTGTTATCACAGCAAGTTGCTTCAAGGAAAACAGAAtggtgaaaaacaaaaaacacacagaacACAAAAGACATTTACTATGAGTGCAGATCTGGACATTCATTCACATTTCTCAATATATATTTAGGTTTTTTGGCAACAAATTGATTGCTACCACAAGCCGACTGGTCTGTTACTGCCCACAAATGGTCTGCAGGGATCTCAAGGCTCTATCTTTCAAACACTACCAGTATGAATGCCTGTTTCCAAAATGGGCTTTTTTTGGGTTTGAGCCTTCCAAGGGCCCAGCTGTTGTCCAATGGTGCCAGAAGTGGGATCATTCAGCAGACCGTTTCCATTAGTGTGTGGGTCAGCACCCTGAAAGCCTCCTCTCTTACCCCATCCTCCCAATTCTAGCCCTCTGGAGAGCCCTCTTAGCGGATTAAGACTAAAGAGCCGCCAATCAAAAGCACCTCATTCACATTCAGAATGAAGATGTTTGCAAACTTGCAAATCACTAATATAAAAGACAGAGCCTGGGCATTTTTTAGATGTGTGGCCTCCAAGGAACTCGTATTATCAAAGCAGAACATTGAATGAAAGTTAAAACAGAATGCTGGTAAACTCAAATAGTAAGTGTTCGTTCTGGTTGtacaaaataaactagaaaaatcAGTTATTAGCAGTGTCAGTTCATGAGAGAAACACATTTTTagccttttttctttttcgtttacAAGACTAGTGGACTCCCAAAAGAGAGGTAcaaaaagacagagagagagagtaagacaGAGAAAGGAGATGGCTGGAAAGACAGTGTCTTGGTGGATTCAGTCCCAGTGCAGCTAGAAATCCTGTGTGTTCCATGGCACTTTTAACCTTATCGAAAAATTGAGAAAGACAGAGATAGAGAGAAGAATGAAGAAAGACCTCCTAAGAAATGGATTCTTGACGGGATGAATAATTTACTGTAACATTCCAGCAGCAGAAGAATGTGCAGTATTTTTTCATTCTTGTTTCTTCTCTGCATTCTCTCTATTTTATGAGGATCCTGACACCATTATCCATTTTTAAGCTCTTTCTCAGACTTGTAAAAGCCATTGGGAAAACCATTACAGAATATTGCCTTGTACATATCATATAGAAAAAACAGTCTTGACAGCTCCCTACATTGTATCCGCCTAGATACGATAcaggaatatataaacactacACCTAACACCCTTCCCAAGAAGCTGGCTTGTGGACAGCGCTAGTCCACTTCCTACAAAAGCACTCTTTCCTCCGTTCTCTTCCTTCATCCCCCCATTCCCCACCCCCTTTTTATCTAGGAGGTTTTCCACATAGATTCCTCTCTGACTAGAACAATGGAACTCTGGAGACACACCTTCCCCGGCATCGCCAAGCTGTCTGCGCAGTCCACCCTgccgtgcatgtgtgtgtgtgtctgtgtttgaaAAAGAGACAGTGTGAACACGTGACGAAAAAGGAAGAGTGTCTGTGCATGTGTAACAGAATAT belongs to Garra rufa chromosome 3, GarRuf1.0, whole genome shotgun sequence and includes:
- the LOC141331267 gene encoding uncharacterized protein, with product MLLVSQRLDSPRMDPLLPGSLKRKLTGAVESSASLNGVSDTSMTQGGGKRLCLEDVTLAMGPSYPQPPFPSGMGNQGGVLEANRLNSNNNNLGSPYSVPPNASPGSTPGTGGGSGGLTSNFNPNGGSATPSVEQELQEILDELTKNPDPTLPELDIEKILGKESDDQASGAGGFVHPDGNGTPKRSPQRQSHLEAHLTQSPGFSQAGSPQVGPSPAGAPYTLPHPSKPVPSPLSASPLSSSSSQGQNQARSPMLSAALSSRPGSNWHEVSRAQQLQQMASNSKHHSNNSAGPPPAQSGLSGLGQQSTSWAGPSPPYRPGDKLPNSSPHQQPFSPAGNIQSPQSSLISSMAPAPSTGPSPPYRPEKLASPAIAQPPFSPQNSILSGNAPPGVSGTAIQGSQASYLPGVAPTSNNTRPSPPYRPDKHPSPAGQCQPGTQPPTQGHLFNSQNNQAPAMSSQLFKAITSNQPPSSLKLLMQAQGKPSQLQLNKAATAGMGPEPYSFNNTKPLRHFDPDPSVAKLGPLAVGGYRNASMQPTAPTSATGHGHLLPQRMQRGMPAGGIVPHCRDDQGAGMVPPLQDPPSAVPRQPQASSYNMMLKNQLINKQLQQQEKQRHMEQMNGGHISDCQQVAPFQGPGRPLPPECGGYPLGPSQQLNSSMLSHSGPLPTNRMGLSSISVSQMGPSVGGYICSKGSKQPLCHPSQDFGMAMQPGQSMMGMGGPPRQPLHPAHAVTRPGMPCPNLPGGPVPTHHLRQALHQGGAHQSRMMFPSQQQQPQPTSQSQLWQHQQGVQPHMDPANHQHPFPAGGALPGCGGPQFPQRSGMAGMPANFPSSRPPPNQVAPGLVGRQDQKMPTGQPLSSMPQQNLRMRGPLSALAVMKPGGPSMMHPAHGMGPPSYQTASAGKHCLPQGYNPGDKLPSYDYTPQHQSNGAMAAGLQGHGGGGGGGAEVDFIDTLVGNNEDWLNNLTMIDEYLEQNS